From one Oligoflexus sp. genomic stretch:
- a CDS encoding rhodanese-like domain-containing protein, with protein MSHYKETTADTVYEEYQKFGSVHLIDVREPGEFAELRTPISRNLPLSEIEASEVCESLQIPKGEPIYLICGSGKRSARACEILARQGYLRLYNVSGGMLAWKQGLLPTV; from the coding sequence ATGAGCCACTACAAAGAAACAACCGCCGACACGGTTTACGAAGAATATCAAAAATTCGGTTCCGTCCACCTCATCGACGTTCGGGAGCCTGGGGAATTTGCCGAACTCCGCACGCCCATCAGCCGGAATCTGCCGCTCAGTGAAATCGAAGCCTCAGAAGTCTGTGAGAGCCTCCAGATCCCAAAAGGCGAGCCCATCTACTTGATCTGCGGCTCCGGGAAACGCTCGGCGCGCGCGTGCGAGATCCTCGCGAGGCAGGGGTACCTCAGGCTTTACAACGTGAGCGGTGGAATGCTGGCCTGGAAGCAGGGGCTTTTGCCGACGGTGTGA
- a CDS encoding metallophosphoesterase family protein has product MKISSLLLSSALLVACGERYSPWESDPPSHLRNLTAEQLSVLNSQPEQSLPFTVAVMGDPQGTPKDLQRVVDAINRRDDVKFILVLGDLTDYGLLHEYVWAGEALKRSRVPFLTVVGNHDAISHGKTIYREMFGAYDYTFSYAGLNFVMWNNNQYEFGETDFTWLERNTDSRSIVASHVPPVVDMHRQEQVDRWYDINRRAGILASLHGHRGTEDEFSWHENGIPYYVVPKLSGRRYTLVTFHEDRKVTFQYCRDDCGELL; this is encoded by the coding sequence ATGAAGATCTCTTCACTTTTGCTTTCCAGCGCCTTGCTCGTGGCCTGTGGAGAGCGCTATTCGCCTTGGGAATCCGATCCCCCTTCGCATTTAAGAAATCTGACAGCCGAGCAGCTGTCGGTCCTGAATTCCCAGCCTGAGCAATCGCTTCCTTTCACCGTGGCTGTCATGGGCGATCCCCAGGGGACTCCCAAGGATCTGCAGCGCGTCGTGGATGCCATCAACCGCCGCGATGATGTGAAGTTCATCCTGGTGCTCGGTGATCTGACCGATTACGGGCTATTGCATGAATACGTGTGGGCGGGTGAGGCCTTGAAGCGCTCACGCGTTCCCTTCCTCACGGTGGTCGGCAATCACGATGCGATTTCGCATGGCAAGACGATTTATCGCGAGATGTTCGGGGCCTATGACTACACCTTCAGCTATGCCGGTCTTAATTTCGTGATGTGGAATAACAACCAGTACGAATTCGGCGAGACGGATTTCACATGGCTCGAGCGTAATACGGATAGCCGCTCGATCGTGGCTTCCCACGTGCCGCCGGTGGTGGACATGCATCGGCAGGAGCAGGTCGATCGCTGGTATGACATCAACCGCCGCGCGGGCATTCTCGCTTCACTTCATGGTCATCGCGGAACGGAAGACGAATTCAGCTGGCATGAAAATGGCATTCCCTATTACGTGGTTCCGAAACTTTCGGGGCGTCGGTACACGCTCGTCACTTTTCATGAAGATCGCAAGGTGACGTTCCAATATTGTCGCGATGATTGTGGAGAACTCCTTTGA
- a CDS encoding endonuclease/exonuclease/phosphatase family protein, whose protein sequence is MPEKSKKKMKITKPRRPYQHVLRSLSKVVKINREIDTPVWLSGNAEHGQWGSWPLRLTIWNMFKGHGGEHFYNDFRLLSFQSDLVLLQEALMSRRSLTELSPQGFLGVHGASYERVDQLRDGVMTLARMMTDEAPLRILCKYPEPVLKTPKAALVTCYALAHSTEKLMVVNIHATLIRTIKRAVEELDHLIHQLPEHKGPIIFAGDFNTFTPKYFKAVAGKLEELGLHYVAIPGDPRRPVDHLDQLFVRGLNVKDVWVETRIQSSDHFPIRAVLEYKSK, encoded by the coding sequence ATGCCTGAAAAATCCAAGAAGAAAATGAAGATCACCAAACCCCGCCGGCCCTATCAGCACGTGCTGCGAAGCCTCAGCAAGGTGGTGAAGATCAATCGTGAGATTGATACCCCGGTATGGCTGTCGGGGAATGCGGAGCACGGCCAATGGGGCTCGTGGCCCTTGCGCTTGACGATATGGAATATGTTCAAGGGTCACGGCGGCGAGCATTTTTACAATGATTTTCGCCTGCTGAGTTTTCAGAGCGACCTTGTGCTTCTGCAGGAGGCCCTGATGTCCCGGCGGTCCCTGACCGAACTGTCGCCGCAGGGCTTCCTGGGCGTTCACGGGGCGTCCTACGAACGCGTGGATCAGCTGCGCGATGGGGTGATGACGCTGGCCCGGATGATGACCGATGAGGCGCCTTTACGGATTCTCTGTAAATACCCCGAGCCGGTCCTGAAGACTCCTAAAGCGGCTTTGGTGACCTGCTATGCCTTGGCCCATTCCACCGAGAAGCTTATGGTCGTCAATATCCACGCGACCCTGATCCGGACCATCAAACGTGCGGTTGAGGAGCTGGATCACCTCATCCATCAGCTGCCCGAGCACAAGGGGCCGATTATCTTCGCCGGGGATTTTAATACGTTTACGCCGAAGTACTTCAAGGCCGTGGCGGGGAAGCTGGAGGAACTGGGGCTGCATTATGTGGCCATCCCCGGGGATCCCCGACGGCCGGTAGATCATTTGGATCAGTTGTTTGTGCGTGGGTTGAATGTTAAGGATGTGTGGGTGGAGACGAGGATTCAATCGTCGGATCATTTTCCGATCCGGGCGGTTTTGGAGTATAAGTCGAAGTGA
- a CDS encoding DUF2905 domain-containing protein — translation MSRILISIGLSLVLMGVLWHFGSRLGLGQLPGDISFKKGNTTVYFPVVTSIVLSIVLSLLLWLFGKFRG, via the coding sequence ATGTCGCGTATCTTGATTTCGATTGGGCTAAGCCTTGTGCTTATGGGTGTGCTCTGGCACTTCGGCAGCCGCCTGGGCCTGGGGCAGCTGCCCGGGGATATTTCCTTTAAAAAGGGCAACACGACCGTTTACTTTCCGGTGGTGACGTCCATCGTACTGAGCATAGTCTTATCGCTGCTCCTCTGGCTCTTCGGAAAATTCCGCGGCTAG
- a CDS encoding helix-turn-helix domain-containing protein, protein MSTLTGILSEKIKAYLEATGGSLVKLAEEMGLPATTLRRWGKQDLSRVSTRD, encoded by the coding sequence TTGTCAACTCTGACTGGAATCCTGTCTGAGAAAATAAAAGCTTATTTGGAAGCGACAGGGGGCAGCCTTGTAAAGTTGGCTGAAGAAATGGGTTTGCCGGCAACGACCTTGCGTCGCTGGGGGAAACAAGATCTTTCCAGAGTTAGTACAAGAGATTAG
- a CDS encoding WD40 repeat domain-containing protein: MQSIEYCAETFSTLAELEQEMSNQGSRQICNSPFVTRDLQAQVTSSNEGFWIVRYRAIDQAGNHSEWLDFPLLYYHGEELRSLESLLDQDIITGAVSRSQGGMRLVQQILTAFNVRDEVLTTDFEKAQADRILRRAVPAISSKLPMFIELWRLPLGNQPIAMKLSPDGRQIALGFKDGSVRRVDADNSLSIEGNLPKHEARIETLVFDAKGKQLLTADFKGWMNIWDLDQGKGLMPPFRFQDEKARSIEFLPENNQLVFGMESGALKFMDWTQGPSSTVTANDLLVSGNTKSPSITSLRSLDSKTLIASTLDGQITFWDLESKTLKGKPILAFPTETFASVDVHIMPNGKSLLAWAFGPDLAPPQLWDLITRQKEGPPLAVLQNFGGFVFPKDSSFVAATDGTQYRVLSTSDWTELQGPLSIMQTLGACV, encoded by the coding sequence TTGCAATCAATCGAATATTGCGCAGAAACATTTTCTACGCTCGCCGAGCTTGAACAGGAAATGTCCAATCAAGGGTCCAGACAGATTTGCAACTCACCTTTTGTCACACGTGATCTCCAGGCGCAAGTCACCTCATCCAACGAGGGATTTTGGATTGTCAGGTATCGTGCGATAGATCAGGCAGGCAATCACTCGGAGTGGCTGGATTTTCCTTTGCTTTACTATCATGGGGAGGAGCTTCGCTCACTCGAATCCCTCCTCGACCAGGACATCATTACGGGAGCAGTGTCGCGTTCTCAAGGAGGAATGAGATTGGTGCAACAGATACTCACTGCTTTTAATGTCAGGGATGAAGTTCTGACAACCGATTTCGAAAAGGCACAGGCTGATAGAATCCTGCGCAGGGCAGTTCCAGCCATCAGTTCAAAGCTTCCTATGTTTATTGAACTTTGGCGACTGCCGTTGGGTAATCAACCTATAGCGATGAAGTTAAGCCCAGATGGTCGTCAAATAGCCCTGGGTTTTAAAGATGGCAGCGTAAGACGCGTCGATGCGGATAATAGCCTATCGATCGAGGGCAATCTGCCCAAGCACGAGGCAAGAATCGAAACACTTGTGTTTGACGCCAAGGGAAAACAGCTACTGACTGCGGACTTTAAAGGGTGGATGAATATTTGGGATCTTGATCAGGGCAAAGGTTTGATGCCACCTTTTCGCTTTCAAGATGAAAAGGCTAGATCTATCGAGTTCTTACCAGAGAACAATCAGCTCGTGTTTGGAATGGAATCTGGTGCACTGAAGTTTATGGATTGGACACAGGGTCCTAGCTCTACGGTTACTGCGAACGATCTTTTGGTCTCAGGGAATACAAAGTCGCCGAGTATTACTTCGCTTCGGTCGTTAGACTCTAAAACCCTAATTGCCTCGACTTTGGACGGTCAAATCACGTTCTGGGACTTGGAGTCCAAAACGTTGAAAGGAAAACCTATCCTGGCATTCCCTACGGAGACTTTTGCATCAGTCGACGTTCACATCATGCCCAATGGCAAGTCATTGCTGGCTTGGGCATTCGGCCCCGACCTTGCTCCCCCACAGCTATGGGATCTCATCACCCGCCAAAAAGAAGGACCACCTCTGGCTGTTCTGCAAAACTTTGGTGGTTTTGTATTTCCAAAGGATAGTTCTTTTGTTGCTGCTACTGATGGGACTCAGTATCGGGTCCTAAGTACATCAGACTGGACTGAACTACAGGGCCCTCTCAGCATCATGCAGACGCTTGGCGCTTGCGTCTGA
- a CDS encoding 7TM diverse intracellular signaling domain-containing protein, whose product MILLLFLASWSCVKRDTLPIHQGQLDLSLWDPRLRPVLELAGEWEFAANTVLLPNQKSTEPAFIKWPKTWENYNQGYASYRLRLKLPRALQNQTLALFIPFQSTAMRVLLNGEKIFESGSFGTDRSSSVPSRDQAIINFPAQEDMEILVHISNFHHSRGGTWYAMKMGLFRDVVDDRFRRLIMDSLVIFMLLGLGLYFVFSYVVNRKPLSLAIGFTGLTNALRFSMTSSRLFEELIPLGFAAGFRLEYWSLYLLVQAYVFFAYLYLRTIFSKHIGMFLLICSLLVNAKVFLSVEFFSRYLFLAHILCLFAILYCFYISIKGLRKNIWGSVYIFYGSLTIFTASLIDIILVNILGNFDFYVIQYGSLAFLYMQAMAAGSRELVYLQKIRDEEEMRNHSYAQLAKIVYPHQMKMIQGGKILEDTMPTSDSEAVVISFDIIGSSRIQHEKVKKFLRDTFSRCTQVMMEGYDADKLQAPAYRIKEVGDGFLCSVGYPFRTISGSKANDALRLAYRFHEILKEEAKVLQSESPICCGIGMALDSISGFYPESGAKEYDVFGRSVILATRYEAMRKYILDENRESSIIILQSRVYESLDRELRDGFNRFDLQQHKTIVRDDSGAAVLYYKIMA is encoded by the coding sequence GTGATCCTGCTTCTCTTCCTTGCGTCCTGGTCCTGCGTGAAGCGGGATACGCTGCCTATTCATCAGGGGCAGCTGGACCTATCGCTTTGGGATCCAAGGCTGCGTCCCGTCCTGGAACTGGCAGGGGAATGGGAGTTTGCAGCCAATACCGTCCTGCTTCCCAATCAGAAATCGACCGAACCGGCCTTCATCAAATGGCCGAAAACCTGGGAAAACTATAACCAGGGCTACGCCTCCTATCGTTTGCGCCTGAAGCTGCCGCGTGCTCTGCAAAACCAGACTCTGGCCCTTTTCATACCGTTCCAGTCGACGGCCATGCGGGTCCTCCTGAATGGCGAGAAAATCTTCGAATCCGGCTCCTTCGGCACCGACCGCAGCAGCAGCGTTCCGAGTCGGGACCAGGCCATCATCAATTTCCCCGCGCAGGAGGACATGGAAATCCTCGTGCACATATCCAACTTCCATCACTCGCGCGGCGGCACCTGGTACGCGATGAAAATGGGGCTTTTCCGCGACGTGGTCGATGACCGCTTCCGGCGTCTGATCATGGACTCCCTCGTCATCTTCATGCTCCTCGGGCTGGGACTCTACTTCGTCTTCAGCTATGTCGTGAACCGCAAGCCACTGAGTCTGGCCATCGGCTTCACGGGCCTGACCAACGCCCTGCGTTTCTCGATGACCAGCTCCCGACTCTTTGAAGAACTCATCCCTCTCGGTTTTGCCGCAGGTTTCCGTCTGGAATACTGGAGCCTCTATCTTCTGGTCCAGGCCTACGTGTTCTTCGCCTATCTCTATCTTCGCACCATCTTCTCGAAGCACATCGGGATGTTCCTGCTCATCTGCTCACTGCTCGTCAATGCCAAGGTCTTTTTGAGCGTGGAATTCTTCTCCCGTTACCTCTTCCTTGCGCATATCCTCTGCCTTTTCGCGATTCTTTACTGCTTCTACATCTCGATCAAAGGCCTCAGAAAGAACATCTGGGGTTCGGTCTATATCTTCTATGGCTCCCTCACCATCTTCACGGCCTCGCTGATTGATATCATCCTCGTCAACATCCTCGGCAACTTCGATTTCTACGTCATCCAATATGGAAGTCTCGCCTTCCTCTATATGCAGGCCATGGCCGCAGGTTCACGGGAGCTTGTCTATCTGCAGAAGATCCGCGATGAAGAGGAGATGCGTAACCACAGCTACGCGCAGCTGGCCAAGATCGTCTATCCGCACCAGATGAAGATGATTCAGGGCGGGAAAATCCTGGAAGATACCATGCCGACCTCGGACTCCGAAGCGGTTGTGATCAGCTTCGACATCATTGGCAGTTCACGCATTCAGCATGAAAAAGTGAAGAAATTCCTGCGCGACACCTTCTCGCGCTGCACGCAGGTGATGATGGAAGGCTACGATGCTGATAAACTTCAGGCCCCGGCCTATCGCATCAAGGAAGTCGGCGACGGCTTCCTCTGCTCGGTCGGCTATCCCTTCCGCACCATCTCGGGCAGCAAGGCCAACGACGCCCTGCGGCTGGCCTACCGCTTCCATGAAATCCTGAAAGAGGAAGCCAAGGTCCTGCAGTCGGAATCGCCTATTTGCTGCGGCATAGGTATGGCGCTCGACAGCATCAGCGGATTCTATCCGGAATCAGGCGCGAAGGAATACGATGTCTTCGGCCGCTCGGTGATCCTGGCCACTCGCTATGAAGCCATGCGCAAATACATTCTGGATGAAAACCGCGAGTCGAGCATCATCATCCTCCAATCACGCGTCTATGAAAGTCTGGATCGCGAACTCCGCGATGGCTTCAATCGCTTCGATCTGCAGCAGCATAAAACCATCGTACGCGATGACTCCGGTGCCGCCGTGCTCTACTATAAAATCATGGCCTGA
- a CDS encoding helix-turn-helix domain-containing protein translates to MTASATRSEHKTPRRRDRETTQENLLQAGLEVFSEYGYEGATTKMIAQRAGSNEALISRYFQSKEGLLLAIIVRYISEKKEMRLTYPPRETLEAEFCSYLHCRVEQDVRFKDFIRIIVSRAATDPTLFDKIRQHVSYHPDPQLMERLKILQKKGQLPLPCDLHQICFVIGFQSFATVFMAHIIMGKDKDETLATLQDFARVYACGLMQPLMH, encoded by the coding sequence ATGACGGCAAGCGCCACGCGATCAGAACATAAAACGCCCCGGCGACGGGACCGCGAAACCACTCAGGAAAACCTGCTGCAGGCCGGTCTTGAGGTCTTTTCCGAGTATGGCTATGAAGGCGCGACGACCAAGATGATCGCCCAAAGGGCCGGCAGCAATGAAGCCCTGATCAGCCGGTATTTTCAGAGCAAGGAAGGGCTCCTGCTCGCGATTATCGTGCGCTATATCAGCGAGAAAAAGGAGATGCGGCTCACGTACCCGCCCCGCGAGACGCTGGAGGCGGAATTCTGCAGCTATCTCCACTGCCGCGTGGAGCAGGACGTTCGCTTCAAGGACTTCATTCGTATCATCGTCTCCCGAGCGGCCACCGATCCCACGCTGTTTGATAAAATTCGTCAGCATGTGTCCTATCACCCGGATCCCCAGCTGATGGAGCGCCTGAAGATTCTGCAGAAAAAAGGCCAGCTGCCCCTTCCCTGCGATCTTCATCAGATCTGCTTTGTGATCGGCTTTCAAAGTTTCGCAACGGTCTTCATGGCCCATATCATCATGGGCAAGGACAAGGATGAAACCCTGGCCACGCTGCAAGACTTTGCCCGCGTTTATGCCTGCGGGCTCATGCAGCCTCTGATGCACTAG